TCTTGATAGAATACGTTCAACTCCCATATTATAGAGTTTTCTTAATGCCTTTAAATATATAGGGTACCTTTGCATTGTTGCTTTTGGTACATTAGATATATTACTCATGATATCACCACCGTGTAAATCATATCACAAAGTCTTGCCTTATTAAATGTGAAAACTTTAATAAGAGATCAGTTGTTTGTTAGAAAGTGCGGAAATTTCACAATCTCCACGAACGCCTTTATCATAGGCAATTTGACCCGCAAGTCCAATCATCGCAGCTTGGTCCATGCATGCCCAAAGTGGTGGTACTAAAATATTTAAACTTGGATATTGAGCATTTAAAGCTACAATTTGTTTACGAACTTCTGAATTAGCGGCGACACCGCCTGCTAATACTAGCGATTCATATTGAACCTCAGAATTTTCAAGTGCATATTCCACCCGTGACATTAGTTCTCTAACCGCAGCATGTTGAAACGCATACGCAACATCTTCAACAATGATCTCACGGTCGTTACGTTCCTCACGCAATGTTAATTGCCTTACTGCTGACTTTAAACCACTAAAAGAGAAATCCAATGGATTTTCTGTCTTAACTTTTGGCAATTGGTAGTTTTCTTTACCAGTTTGTGCCAACTTGTCAATTACAGGACCTCCAGGATATCCAAGACCAAGTAATCGTGCAACTTTATCGAATGCTTCACCAACTGCATCATCCTGAGTTTTTCCAATTACCTCAAATTGATATTCGTCCTGCATTGATACAAGCTCTGTATGACCACCGGAAATAACGAGCGCAAGCAGAGGAAACTTTAAATCACCGACAAGTTTATTTGCATAAATATGTCCGGCAATATGATGAACTGGAATAAGAGGCTTTCCTAGACTCCATGCAAGAGTTTTCGCAGCCATAACACCTACATGTAACGAACCAATCAATCCGGGTCCCTGCGTTACTGCAATCGCATCAACGTCTTCAATTTTTATATTTGCTTTATCCAAAGCGTCTTTAATTACAATATTGATATTTTCAACATGAAGTCTTGAAGCAACTTCAGGAAATACACCTCCATATTGTTTATGGATTTCTATCTGTGTTGACACTGAGTTACTTAAAACCTCAAAACCGTCCTTAATTATTGCACAAGATGTTTCATCACAACTTGATTCTATAGCTAATATTAACATTTATAACACCTTTCTCATCACTACTGCATTTCTATTAATCCCATAATAGTCTTTTCGAATAGAAATTACTTCAAAATTGTATTTGAGGTAGAATTGGAGTGCTTTCCTATTGTTTTCTTCGACTTCTAAGAAG
This genomic stretch from Erysipelothrix rhusiopathiae harbors:
- the tsaD gene encoding tRNA (adenosine(37)-N6)-threonylcarbamoyltransferase complex transferase subunit TsaD is translated as MLILAIESSCDETSCAIIKDGFEVLSNSVSTQIEIHKQYGGVFPEVASRLHVENINIVIKDALDKANIKIEDVDAIAVTQGPGLIGSLHVGVMAAKTLAWSLGKPLIPVHHIAGHIYANKLVGDLKFPLLALVISGGHTELVSMQDEYQFEVIGKTQDDAVGEAFDKVARLLGLGYPGGPVIDKLAQTGKENYQLPKVKTENPLDFSFSGLKSAVRQLTLREERNDREIIVEDVAYAFQHAAVRELMSRVEYALENSEVQYESLVLAGGVAANSEVRKQIVALNAQYPSLNILVPPLWACMDQAAMIGLAGQIAYDKGVRGDCEISALSNKQLISY